Proteins encoded by one window of Kwoniella dejecticola CBS 10117 chromosome 7, complete sequence:
- a CDS encoding ubiquitin-conjugating enzyme E2 N: MSGLPKRILKETERLMSDSPPGISAAPKDDNLRHFDVTVAGPESSPYEGGIFKLELFLPEEYPMNPPKVRFLTKIYHPNIDKLGRICLDILKDKWSPALQIRTVLLSIQALLGAPNPDDPLANDVAQNWKENQSAAIEQAREWTRQYAQ, encoded by the exons ATGTCTGGATTACCTAAACGTATTCTAAAG GAGACTGAACGATTGATGTCCGATTCCCCACCCGGTATATCCGCTGCTCCTAAAGATGACAACCTGAGACATTTCGACGTTACTGTAGCTGGACCAGAATCGTCGCCATACGAGG GAGGAATATTCAAGTTGGAGCTGTTCTTACCAGAGGAATACCCTATGAACCCCCCGAAAGTCCGATTCTTAACCAAGATTTA CCACCCCAATATCG ATAAACTCGGTAGGATCTGCTTAGACATTCTCAAGGACAAATGGTCCCCGGCTTTACAAATTCGAACCGTCCT CCTCTCCATCCAAGCTCTTTTGGGAGCACCCAACCCCGATGACCCCCTTGCCAACGACGTAGCTCAGAACTGGAAGGAGAACCAAAGTGCAGCGATCGAGCAAGCAAGGGAATGGACAAGGCAATATGCTCAATAA
- a CDS encoding 6-phosphogluconolactonase, with the protein MPQSSAPPVLYSYPTVDKLTSSLANFILKAQTDAISHRGVFTIALSGGSLPNNLKPLADVKEIQWDKWQVFFADERIVPLDHPESNYAACSKAFLELVPIKKEQIHTINTELFREQTRIDPTAATKSGEEDDAENEAVEIADDYEKQLVNTFAGANAARYPTFDLILLGMGPDGHTCSLFPGHELLSENDRWVAEIQDSPKPPSRRISFTYPVLNHAFRCAFVAVGEGKQDMLSSILDRPEEGLPCSRVRPISPGLVFWFVDDAAAAKVKYPKTEYKWIEKATDDDLITGERKRMKEEMDAAVEAADQQ; encoded by the exons ATGCCTCAATCGTCCGCACCACCCGTCTTATACTCTTACCCGACCGTCGACAAGCTCACTTCGTCACTGGCAaacttcatcctcaaagCTCAGACCGACGCCATCTCCCACCGAGGCGTATTCACCATCGCCTTATCAGGTGGTTCCCTACCTAACAACCTGAAACCCCTGGCCGACGTCAAGGAGATCCAATGGGACAAATGGCAAGTATTCTTCGCCGACGAGCGGATCGTACCCCTAGATCACCCTGAATCGAACTACGCTGCTTGTTCAAAGGCTTTCTTGGAATTGGTACCTATCAAGAAAGAGCAGATCCACACGATAAATACCGAATTGTTCAGAGAACAAACTCGTATCGACCCTACAGCAGCTACCAaatctggagaagaggacgatgcgGAGAATGAAGCTGTGGAAATTGCAGATGATTACGAAAAACAATTGGTGAACACTTTCGCAGGGGCCAACGCAGCTAGATACCCCACATTCGACTTAATCTTACTGGGTATGGGTCCAGATGGGCACACATGCTCGTTGTTCCCCGGACATGAATTGCTCTCGGAGAACGATAGATGGGTAGCGGAGATTCAGGATTCACCAAAACCGCCTTCCAGAAGAATTTCCTTCAC CTACCCCGTTCTCAACCACGCTTTCCGATGTGCATTCGTAGCTGTGGGCGAAGGTAAACAAGACATGCTCTCGAGTATCCTGGATCGACCTGAAGAGGGATTACCTTGTTCGAGAGTCAGACCAATCTC TCCCGGTCTCGTATTCTGGTTCGTGGATGATGCAGCCGCCGCCAAAGTCAAATACCCCAAGACGGAGTACAAATGGATCGAAAAGGCCACAGATGACGATCTGATCACgggcgagaggaagaggatgaaggaggagatggacgcTGCTGTGGAAGCTGCAGACCAACAATAG